From Gimesia panareensis, the proteins below share one genomic window:
- a CDS encoding AAA family ATPase, translating into MANEKRDFDDFLEKLKRHHDVMVDELHKVVIGQDAVIEQILAAIFTGGHCLLVGVPGLAKTLLVSTIARILDCDFKRIQFTPDLMPSDITGTNVLEEEDSGRRSFRFVHGPVFTNILLADEINRTPPKTQAALLQSMQEREVTVGQTTYDLPEPFFVIATQNPIEQEGTYPLPEAQLDRFMFNIKVEYPNLEEEEKILAATTISEKPEIRKVLSAKSILYLQRQINMIEVGPLTINYVTRLVRATRPTDGSAPAFIKQMVDWGAGPRAGQYLIAGGKAIAAMDGRASVSLNDIRRVAVPVLRHRISTNFQAQAEGMVTEDIIGRLLEEIPEPNIPKYE; encoded by the coding sequence TTGGCTAACGAAAAACGCGACTTCGATGACTTTCTGGAAAAACTGAAACGCCACCATGATGTGATGGTGGATGAACTGCATAAGGTCGTTATCGGTCAGGATGCCGTGATCGAGCAGATCCTGGCGGCTATCTTTACAGGCGGGCATTGCCTGCTGGTGGGGGTCCCCGGTCTGGCGAAAACCCTGCTGGTCAGCACGATCGCCAGGATTCTGGATTGCGATTTCAAGCGGATTCAGTTTACTCCTGACCTGATGCCCTCTGACATTACCGGCACGAACGTATTGGAAGAAGAAGACTCGGGACGACGTTCATTTCGTTTTGTGCATGGTCCGGTTTTTACCAATATTCTCCTGGCGGATGAAATCAACCGTACCCCTCCCAAGACGCAGGCGGCCTTACTGCAGTCGATGCAGGAACGGGAAGTCACGGTCGGACAGACAACCTATGATCTGCCGGAACCATTTTTTGTGATTGCGACACAAAACCCGATCGAGCAGGAAGGAACTTACCCCCTCCCGGAAGCCCAGCTCGACCGGTTCATGTTTAACATCAAGGTCGAGTACCCGAACCTGGAAGAGGAAGAAAAGATTCTGGCTGCGACCACCATCAGTGAGAAGCCCGAAATCCGTAAGGTCCTCTCAGCCAAGTCGATTCTCTATCTGCAGCGTCAGATCAACATGATCGAAGTCGGGCCGCTGACCATCAACTATGTCACTCGACTGGTCAGGGCCACACGCCCCACGGACGGTTCCGCCCCTGCGTTTATCAAACAGATGGTCGACTGGGGAGCCGGCCCCCGGGCAGGCCAATACCTGATCGCAGGCGGAAAAGCGATTGCCGCCATGGATGGTCGTGCCAGCGTCTCTCTGAACGACATCCGCCGCGTCGCGGTGCCGGTTCTGCGCCATCGTATTTCCACGAACTTTCAGGCACAGGCAGAGGGCATGGTCACCGAAGACATTATCGGCCGACTGCTGGAAGAAATCCCGGAACCCAATATTCCCAAGTATGAATGA
- a CDS encoding DUF4159 domain-containing protein, with the protein MDFSQYRKAYRALRWTLTAVLCISLLFQFDRAVCAQEQELSAKAVLKSIERGKDFLLQEQKENGSWSGPGNNYTPGVSCLAMMAIINCGMTTKDEPVQRGLKYLRSLRRPEPRGTYQTSLMIMALAAAKDGKRDLPLIQSLVERLEKSQVTTGPNAGGWSYGPGMAIGGGGVADRSNSQYAVLALRDAVHSGVPVSQKTWKLIKQYWQTQQSGDGGWGYQENGGSSRGSMTVAGIATMVIVNSMLGEELKINPDGTPVCCDEKEEDKSIERAIDWMTTHFTVGTNPGVNSWLLYYLYGLERAGRLSGTRFFGKHDWYREGAAFLTQRQSVRDGSWRGAGQLESNPVLGTSFVLLFLSKGLAPVLINKLEYKTERHVNLKPGAVPNWNHHQNDILNLTDALSGRPDWPKLLTWQTVNLDLAIQGGGVQILRQAPVLFISGLDNPGFGVKEVNILKQYVEQGGFIFAVDNCNGAGFDRGFRDLIQKMYPQGEAQLKRLTAEHPVFRCEYLLDAESVELYGVDVGCRTSIIYCPDDLACLWDKWMRFPSRDQSVNAKSMITRAVRIGTNVIAYATGREPPNKLDQEELASENGMQNQIERGFLQIAKIRHNGTWDAAPRALTNLLKALNQKAGMIASTKTPTLPASDPNLMQYPLLYMHGRSQFSLSKTEQSNLKQALENGAVLFADACCGSQPFDKSFRQLMQEMFPTKKFKRIPIDHPLFSEQTGYDVRRVRRRQMEVNDVNQPLKAETLVVEPLLEGIEIDGHLAVIYSKYDISCALEQQASVACAGYVPQDAANLALNIVRYALLQDIAYRKVMQPKEKAEYTGQ; encoded by the coding sequence ATGGATTTTTCTCAGTATCGAAAAGCGTATCGGGCGTTGCGCTGGACGTTAACAGCAGTCCTGTGTATCTCACTCTTATTTCAGTTCGACCGAGCCGTCTGCGCGCAGGAACAGGAACTGTCCGCGAAAGCTGTTCTGAAGTCGATTGAACGCGGTAAAGACTTTCTGTTGCAAGAGCAGAAAGAAAATGGTTCCTGGTCCGGCCCGGGGAATAATTATACGCCCGGGGTCAGTTGCCTGGCGATGATGGCCATCATCAATTGCGGCATGACGACCAAAGATGAACCTGTTCAGAGGGGCCTGAAATATTTGCGGTCGCTACGTCGTCCTGAGCCCAGGGGAACATATCAGACCAGCCTGATGATTATGGCCCTGGCTGCTGCGAAAGATGGCAAACGGGATTTGCCTCTGATCCAGTCGCTGGTCGAACGGCTGGAGAAAAGCCAGGTGACGACCGGCCCCAATGCGGGGGGCTGGAGTTATGGTCCCGGAATGGCAATTGGAGGCGGAGGTGTTGCGGACCGGAGTAACAGCCAGTACGCGGTGCTGGCACTGAGAGACGCCGTGCATTCGGGAGTGCCCGTCAGCCAGAAAACCTGGAAGCTCATCAAGCAGTACTGGCAGACTCAGCAAAGCGGCGATGGGGGCTGGGGCTACCAGGAGAACGGCGGTTCCAGCCGTGGCAGTATGACTGTCGCGGGGATCGCCACCATGGTGATCGTCAATTCCATGTTGGGGGAGGAACTGAAAATCAACCCCGACGGAACTCCTGTCTGCTGCGATGAGAAAGAGGAAGATAAATCCATCGAGCGGGCGATTGACTGGATGACCACCCATTTTACTGTCGGAACCAATCCCGGCGTGAACTCCTGGCTGCTGTACTATCTGTATGGTCTGGAGCGGGCCGGTCGCTTAAGTGGCACCCGGTTCTTTGGCAAGCACGACTGGTACCGGGAAGGAGCCGCGTTTCTGACGCAGAGACAATCAGTGCGGGATGGATCCTGGCGCGGTGCCGGTCAACTGGAATCTAATCCGGTCCTGGGGACCAGTTTTGTACTGCTCTTTCTGTCCAAGGGGCTGGCCCCGGTGTTGATCAACAAGTTGGAATATAAGACGGAGAGGCATGTCAATCTGAAACCAGGGGCTGTTCCCAACTGGAATCACCATCAGAATGATATTTTGAATCTGACCGATGCGCTTTCAGGGCGTCCTGACTGGCCGAAGCTGCTCACCTGGCAGACCGTCAATCTGGATCTGGCGATCCAGGGGGGAGGCGTGCAGATTCTGAGACAGGCTCCGGTGCTTTTTATCAGTGGTCTGGATAATCCCGGGTTCGGAGTGAAAGAAGTCAACATTCTCAAACAGTATGTCGAGCAGGGAGGCTTTATCTTTGCCGTCGACAACTGTAACGGGGCCGGCTTTGATCGTGGTTTCCGGGACCTGATTCAGAAAATGTATCCTCAGGGCGAAGCTCAGCTCAAGCGACTGACAGCAGAGCATCCGGTCTTTCGTTGTGAATATCTGCTCGACGCGGAAAGCGTCGAATTGTATGGCGTGGATGTGGGCTGCCGGACTTCGATTATTTACTGCCCCGATGATCTCGCCTGTCTGTGGGACAAATGGATGCGTTTTCCTTCTCGGGACCAGTCGGTCAATGCAAAATCCATGATTACCCGTGCTGTTCGCATTGGGACTAATGTGATCGCATATGCCACCGGACGCGAACCACCCAACAAGTTGGATCAGGAAGAACTGGCCAGCGAAAACGGAATGCAGAATCAGATCGAGCGTGGATTCCTGCAAATCGCCAAGATCAGGCATAATGGCACCTGGGATGCCGCCCCTCGTGCTCTAACCAATCTGCTTAAGGCCCTGAATCAGAAAGCGGGGATGATCGCCTCTACGAAGACGCCCACTCTGCCTGCCAGCGATCCCAATCTGATGCAGTATCCACTCCTCTATATGCATGGCAGGAGCCAGTTCAGCCTTTCGAAAACAGAACAGTCGAATCTGAAACAGGCACTCGAAAACGGGGCGGTGCTGTTTGCCGATGCCTGCTGTGGGTCTCAGCCTTTTGACAAAAGTTTTCGTCAGTTGATGCAGGAAATGTTTCCCACCAAAAAGTTCAAACGCATTCCCATCGATCATCCCCTGTTTTCCGAGCAGACCGGATATGATGTCCGCCGCGTGAGGCGCCGACAGATGGAAGTCAATGATGTGAATCAGCCTCTGAAAGCCGAAACGCTGGTGGTCGAACCTTTGCTGGAAGGAATTGAAATTGATGGACACCTGGCTGTGATATATAGTAAGTACGATATCAGCTGTGCCCTGGAGCAGCAGGCCTCTGTGGCTTGTGCCGGTTACGTGCCCCAGGATGCGGCGAATCTGGCATTGAATATCGTCCGCTATGCTCTGCTGCAGGATATCGCTTATCGGAAAGTCATGCAGCCGAAAGAAAAAGCGGAATACACCGGTCAATAA
- a CDS encoding outer membrane protein assembly factor BamB family protein — protein sequence MKKILLRFALLNSFACCALLASTGCESRDATEKPATPPETATDLGGSAPIEEAGSTTGGAGVNVPEEKPDMKKSEPALDADGNPFKAEAKPKAEEKPKADPKPEKKAEKTSQTKPAPKAETASKDSKSTAKVTGDWPMWGGDPTRNMVNLTTGITLNFKPGEGDEKGENIVWVSKLGSQTYGNPVVANGQVYVGTNNGGKYRPEYKEDLGVVLCFDEKTGDFKWQLSREKLPQGRVNDWPEQGICSTPCIEGDRVWVVTNRCELMCLDADGFYDNENDGPFKEEKDAEKQDADIIWKLDMIEDLGVFPHNLATSSPVVHGDYIFLLTSNGVDEAHLEVPAPRAPCFLAVNKKTGEILWEDNTPFDQILHGQWSSPAIGVVNGQTQVYFPGGDGWLYAFTPEGDGDGNAKLIWKFDLNPKDSKWELGGRGTRNAIISTPVFKDNSVILGVGQDPEHGEGVGHIYRIDATKKGDISPQISDGKEGWKANPNSGQIWHYGGEDVDGKLTGKKGDLLYRRTMSTVAIDDGLVYAPDLSGFVHCLDFATGKRYWEYDMFAACWGSPMVVDGKVFIGNEDGMLIILKAGKEKKLLEEKTFNSSIYSTPTIANGHMFVSDRSRLYKIKVTE from the coding sequence ATGAAAAAGATTCTATTACGATTTGCCCTGTTGAACTCATTTGCATGCTGTGCGCTGCTGGCTTCCACAGGTTGCGAATCCCGCGATGCGACTGAAAAACCGGCAACCCCGCCGGAAACGGCTACGGACCTGGGTGGTTCTGCTCCGATCGAAGAAGCAGGATCGACCACGGGTGGCGCCGGCGTCAATGTTCCGGAAGAGAAGCCGGACATGAAAAAATCGGAACCGGCCCTGGATGCGGATGGCAACCCTTTCAAAGCGGAAGCCAAGCCCAAGGCAGAAGAAAAACCGAAAGCCGATCCAAAGCCCGAGAAAAAAGCGGAAAAAACTTCGCAGACCAAACCGGCTCCCAAAGCAGAGACGGCCAGCAAAGATTCCAAGTCTACTGCCAAAGTCACTGGTGACTGGCCGATGTGGGGCGGTGACCCGACCCGCAACATGGTCAACCTGACTACGGGAATCACTCTGAACTTCAAGCCTGGCGAAGGCGATGAAAAGGGTGAGAACATCGTCTGGGTCTCCAAGCTGGGATCTCAGACTTATGGTAACCCGGTCGTTGCCAATGGCCAGGTCTATGTCGGGACCAACAACGGTGGTAAATACCGTCCCGAGTACAAAGAAGACCTGGGGGTTGTCCTCTGTTTTGATGAAAAAACCGGCGACTTCAAGTGGCAGCTGTCACGTGAAAAACTGCCCCAGGGTCGTGTGAACGACTGGCCGGAACAGGGAATCTGCTCGACTCCCTGCATCGAAGGAGATCGTGTCTGGGTTGTCACCAACCGTTGCGAACTGATGTGCCTGGACGCAGATGGTTTTTATGACAACGAAAACGATGGTCCCTTCAAGGAAGAAAAAGACGCTGAAAAACAGGACGCCGACATCATCTGGAAGCTTGATATGATCGAAGACCTGGGTGTCTTTCCGCATAACCTGGCAACCAGTTCTCCCGTCGTGCACGGTGACTACATCTTCCTCTTAACTTCAAACGGCGTTGACGAAGCCCACCTGGAAGTACCTGCTCCTCGTGCTCCCTGCTTCCTGGCAGTGAATAAGAAAACCGGTGAGATTCTCTGGGAAGACAACACACCGTTCGACCAGATTCTCCACGGTCAGTGGTCTTCACCCGCCATCGGTGTTGTGAATGGCCAGACCCAGGTTTATTTCCCCGGTGGTGACGGCTGGCTGTATGCTTTCACTCCCGAAGGAGATGGCGACGGCAATGCCAAACTGATCTGGAAGTTCGACCTGAACCCCAAAGACTCCAAGTGGGAACTGGGGGGGCGTGGTACTCGGAATGCGATTATCAGTACCCCCGTTTTCAAAGACAACAGCGTCATTCTGGGAGTCGGACAGGACCCGGAACACGGTGAAGGCGTGGGCCACATCTACCGGATCGATGCCACCAAGAAAGGTGACATCAGCCCCCAGATTTCTGACGGTAAAGAGGGCTGGAAAGCCAATCCGAACTCCGGACAGATCTGGCACTACGGTGGTGAGGATGTCGACGGCAAGCTGACCGGTAAAAAAGGTGATCTGCTGTACCGCCGCACCATGTCGACTGTGGCAATCGATGACGGACTGGTTTATGCACCGGACCTGAGTGGATTCGTCCACTGCCTCGATTTCGCAACCGGCAAACGTTACTGGGAATACGACATGTTCGCCGCCTGCTGGGGTTCCCCGATGGTGGTCGACGGCAAAGTATTCATCGGCAACGAAGATGGCATGTTGATCATTCTCAAAGCCGGCAAAGAAAAGAAACTGCTGGAAGAGAAGACATTCAACTCCTCAATCTATAGTACGCCGACGATCGCCAACGGGCACATGTTTGTCTCCGACCGTTCGCGGCTCTACAAGATCAAAGTGACTGAATAA
- a CDS encoding dolichyl-phosphate beta-glucosyltransferase translates to MSSAIIVIPCYNEEKRLEVLQFRKYVLQNPQHSFLFVNDGSSDRTALILDDLKDSNPDRFDVLHLTHNQGKAEAVRQGMQQALHAGVDFAGFWDADLATPLEMIPQFAAQLEQMPERSMVLGARVKLLGRQIERQQLRHYLGRIFATAASIVLQLPIYDTQCGAKLFRVNRENQCLFSTRFLTNWIFDVELLARARQLERFFDCPRLEDTVYELPLTCWKDVAGSKVKPHDFVKAFFELCSIYWRYLRPSLKLPYTQLPEHASAEETRKAA, encoded by the coding sequence ATGTCATCTGCCATTATTGTCATCCCCTGTTATAACGAAGAGAAACGCCTGGAGGTCCTGCAGTTTCGAAAGTACGTTCTGCAGAATCCACAGCATTCCTTTCTGTTCGTTAATGATGGCAGCAGCGACCGGACCGCCTTGATTCTGGACGACCTGAAAGACTCCAATCCCGACCGCTTCGACGTGCTGCATCTGACACACAACCAGGGCAAGGCGGAAGCCGTCCGCCAGGGCATGCAGCAGGCTCTGCATGCGGGAGTCGATTTTGCCGGCTTCTGGGATGCCGATCTCGCGACTCCACTGGAAATGATTCCCCAGTTCGCAGCGCAACTGGAACAGATGCCCGAGCGTTCGATGGTACTCGGCGCACGTGTGAAGCTGCTGGGTCGGCAGATTGAACGTCAGCAACTGCGTCATTACCTGGGACGGATTTTTGCAACCGCTGCTTCGATCGTATTACAGCTCCCCATTTACGACACACAATGCGGAGCGAAACTGTTTCGTGTGAACCGGGAAAACCAGTGTCTGTTTTCCACTCGTTTTCTCACGAACTGGATTTTCGATGTGGAACTGCTGGCACGGGCCCGTCAACTGGAGCGGTTCTTTGACTGCCCCCGACTGGAAGACACCGTCTATGAGCTGCCTTTGACCTGCTGGAAAGATGTGGCGGGGTCGAAGGTCAAGCCGCACGATTTCGTCAAAGCCTTTTTCGAACTCTGTTCGATTTACTGGCGCTATCTGCGTCCTTCACTCAAGCTTCCCTACACGCAATTACCGGAACATGCTTCTGCAGAAGAGACGCGCAAAGCCGCGTGA